The following proteins come from a genomic window of Candidatus Izemoplasmatales bacterium:
- a CDS encoding DUF819 family protein gives MIYSLVQLVFIFLVPILIIRGSKFRLTRIFGTIGTAYLAGIAVALVVFALRKLGVDIVVDAAIGEIGSHAAIGVGIPLLLFSSNLLEARKLSKTVLLSFASLLVSALLVATVAFYAIGRTMANGAVLAAMSVGVYTGGTPNLNAIANIFGLDATALGLANLSDMIVGAVFYVFLLVAAKPLVAKILKPSRLASYMNSPAAMKNTEEIDLKRFRPTRRLFLVILVAFSMTAVSAGAGILVWVLLGAVQGRMTDYVVPAMMLGVTVLGILGSFNRKIRRTEGTNVVGHYLILVFSFALASSLDLTKVSTGFGMNILFYGVITVGIFAVHVLFSKLLGIDADCAIVTATAGLYGPAFIPAVTKQLQNDALTVPGLVCGSIGYAAGTFLGVLMGLLFMV, from the coding sequence ATGATCTACAGCCTCGTCCAGCTCGTTTTCATCTTCCTCGTCCCGATCCTCATCATCCGCGGATCGAAGTTCCGGCTGACGCGGATCTTCGGCACGATCGGCACCGCCTACCTCGCCGGCATCGCCGTCGCCCTCGTCGTCTTCGCCCTCCGCAAGCTCGGCGTCGACATCGTCGTGGACGCCGCGATCGGCGAGATCGGGAGCCACGCCGCGATCGGCGTCGGAATCCCGCTATTGCTCTTCTCGTCGAACCTGCTCGAGGCGCGCAAGCTCTCGAAGACCGTCCTGCTTTCCTTCGCCTCGCTCCTCGTCTCCGCGCTCCTCGTCGCCACCGTCGCGTTCTATGCGATCGGAAGGACGATGGCGAACGGCGCGGTCCTCGCCGCGATGTCGGTCGGAGTCTATACGGGCGGGACCCCCAACCTGAACGCGATCGCGAACATCTTCGGGCTCGACGCCACCGCCCTCGGCCTCGCCAACCTCTCCGACATGATCGTCGGCGCCGTCTTCTACGTCTTCCTCCTGGTCGCGGCCAAGCCGCTCGTGGCGAAGATCCTGAAGCCGTCCCGTCTGGCGTCGTACATGAACTCGCCGGCGGCGATGAAGAACACCGAGGAGATCGATCTGAAGCGCTTCCGGCCGACCCGGCGGCTGTTCCTCGTGATCCTGGTCGCGTTTTCAATGACGGCCGTCTCGGCCGGCGCCGGGATCCTCGTCTGGGTGCTTCTCGGCGCCGTGCAGGGTCGGATGACGGACTACGTCGTGCCGGCGATGATGCTCGGGGTCACCGTCCTCGGGATCCTCGGCTCGTTCAACCGCAAGATCCGGAGGACCGAAGGAACGAACGTCGTCGGCCACTACCTGATCCTCGTCTTCTCCTTCGCCCTCGCCTCCTCGCTCGACCTCACGAAGGTCTCGACCGGGTTCGGGATGAACATCCTCTTCTACGGCGTGATCACCGTCGGGATCTTCGCCGTCCACGTCCTCTTCTCGAAGCTGCTCGGAATCGACGCCGACTGCGCGATCGTGACCGCGACCGCCGGACTCTACGGTCCCGCCTTCATCCCGGCGGTGACGAAGCAACTCCAAAACGACGCCCTCACCGTCCCCGGACTCGTCTGCGGGTCGATCGGCTATGCCGCCGGCACGTTTCTCGGAGTCCTGATGGGGCTCCTCTTCATGGTCTGA
- a CDS encoding DNA-deoxyinosine glycosylase, with product MERIAHGFPPVANEDSVVLVLGSFPSVSSRAEGFFYMHPRNRFWRILSDVYGDDFVNADNEGKRRLLAVHGIALYDVVEECVVEGSADASIKDVVYADLDAILAGTGIGRILLNGGTAAKWFRRGHPERTTMSVALPSTSPANAGTSYEKLLSIWRKALLDE from the coding sequence ATGGAACGGATCGCGCACGGTTTTCCGCCGGTCGCAAACGAAGACAGCGTCGTCCTCGTGCTCGGCAGTTTCCCATCCGTCAGCTCGCGGGCGGAAGGCTTCTTCTACATGCATCCGCGGAACCGCTTCTGGCGGATCCTCTCGGACGTCTACGGCGACGATTTCGTGAACGCCGACAACGAGGGGAAACGCAGGCTTCTGGCGGTGCACGGGATCGCGCTCTACGACGTCGTCGAGGAGTGCGTCGTCGAAGGTTCGGCGGACGCCTCGATCAAAGACGTCGTCTACGCCGACCTCGACGCGATCCTCGCGGGTACGGGGATCGGCCGGATCCTGCTGAACGGCGGGACCGCCGCGAAATGGTTCCGACGCGGCCATCCCGAACGTACGACGATGTCCGTGGCGCTCCCGTCGACCTCCCCCGCGAATGCGGGAACGTCCTACGAAAAGCTCCTATCGATCTGGAGAAAGGCTCTACTGGACGAGTGA
- a CDS encoding purine-nucleoside phosphorylase, whose translation MTEIERIREAASFLDGRLRTKAKVAVVLGSGLGAFADRLADVRAVSFADIPHFPEMRVAGHAGRIVAGRFGTVEAIVVQGRFHLYDGYPLADVVLPVRALRLLGVETLVLTNACGAVNPAFAPGELMVLSDHLNLTGGNPLVGKNVEELGTRFPDASEIYDAGLRELARAAAARLGIVLREGVYAWWTGPSYETPAEIRMIRMLGADAVGMSTVPEALAASHMRMKVLAIACLTNMATGIRPGRLTHEEVLEVAGTAAGRLTAILSDVVSRLHP comes from the coding sequence ATGACCGAGATCGAACGCATCCGCGAAGCCGCATCCTTCCTCGACGGACGCCTGCGCACGAAGGCGAAGGTGGCCGTCGTCCTCGGCTCCGGGCTCGGCGCCTTCGCCGACCGCCTCGCCGACGTCCGCGCCGTCTCCTTCGCCGACATCCCCCACTTCCCCGAGATGCGCGTCGCCGGCCACGCCGGCCGGATCGTCGCCGGCCGTTTCGGAACGGTCGAGGCGATCGTCGTCCAGGGCCGGTTCCATCTCTACGACGGCTATCCGCTCGCCGACGTCGTCCTGCCGGTCCGGGCGCTCCGCCTGCTCGGCGTCGAGACCCTCGTCCTCACGAACGCCTGCGGCGCCGTCAACCCGGCGTTCGCCCCGGGGGAACTGATGGTCCTTTCCGACCATCTGAACCTCACCGGCGGAAATCCGCTCGTCGGGAAGAACGTCGAAGAACTCGGCACGCGCTTCCCAGACGCCTCGGAGATCTACGACGCCGGCCTGCGCGAGCTCGCGAGGGCGGCCGCCGCCCGCCTCGGGATCGTCCTGCGCGAGGGCGTCTACGCCTGGTGGACCGGACCATCGTACGAGACCCCCGCGGAGATCCGGATGATCCGCATGCTCGGCGCCGACGCCGTCGGGATGTCGACGGTGCCGGAGGCGCTCGCCGCCTCGCACATGCGCATGAAGGTGCTCGCGATCGCCTGCCTCACGAACATGGCCACGGGCATCCGCCCCGGCCGGCTCACCCACGAGGAGGTCCTCGAGGTCGCCGGGACGGCCGCCGGCCGTCTCACCGCGATCCTTTCCGACGTCGTTTCGCGCCTGCATCCATGA
- a CDS encoding NAD(P)H-dependent oxidoreductase subunit E has translation MPLREILARTPKEPDRLIGILLELQAENDRTFVSEEEAREIARHLGVTESRVCAVLSFYSFFSQAPRGKHVIRVCKDVPCHVRDDFDVLRTIEELLGVKAGQTTANGKFTVETSSCLGCCDRGPAMRIDGELHAGLTAEKVRAILADIRG, from the coding sequence ATGCCGCTACGCGAGATCCTCGCGAGGACGCCGAAGGAGCCCGACCGCCTGATCGGGATCCTGCTCGAACTGCAGGCGGAAAACGACCGGACCTTCGTGTCCGAAGAAGAGGCGCGCGAGATCGCGCGCCATCTCGGCGTTACCGAAAGCCGCGTCTGCGCGGTCCTTTCGTTCTATTCGTTCTTTTCGCAGGCGCCGCGCGGGAAGCACGTGATCCGCGTCTGCAAGGACGTGCCGTGCCACGTCCGCGACGATTTCGACGTGCTCCGCACGATCGAGGAACTGCTCGGCGTCAAGGCCGGGCAGACGACAGCGAACGGGAAGTTCACGGTCGAGACCTCCTCGTGCCTGGGCTGTTGCGACCGCGGTCCGGCGATGCGGATCGACGGCGAACTCCATGCCGGCCTGACGGCCGAGAAGGTCCGCGCGATCCTCGCGGACATCCGGGGGTGA